A genomic window from Silene latifolia isolate original U9 population chromosome 11, ASM4854445v1, whole genome shotgun sequence includes:
- the LOC141611524 gene encoding small ribosomal subunit protein eS25w-like has protein sequence MAPKKDSKAPPPSSKPAKSGGGKQKKKKWSKGKQKEKVNNLVLFDNATFDKLISEASKQKVITAATLSERFRINGSLARRAIRELLTRGIIKMVAHHSSLQIYTRATNEKVQPVPAA, from the exons ATG GCACCGAAGAAGGACAGCAAGGCCCCGCCACCATCATCAAAGCCGGCGAAATCCGGTGGTGGAAAGCAGAAGAAGAAG AAGTGGAGTAAGGGAAAGCAAAAGGAGAAGGTGAACAATTTGGTGTTGTTCGATAATGCGACGTTCGACAAGCTTATTTCTGAAGCTAGTAAACAGAAGGTCATCACTGCTGCTACCCTCTCTGAGCGATTCCGC ATTAATGGATCATTAGCAAGGAGGGCCATCAGAGAACTGTTGACCAGAGGTATCATCAAGATGGTTGCACATCACTCCAGCTTGCAGATTTACACCCGAGCCACCAATGAAAAAGTTCAGCCTGTGCCTGCTGCTTAG
- the LOC141611523 gene encoding glucose-1-phosphate adenylyltransferase large subunit 1-like isoform X2 — MDSSLCATFGGNAKVTRLGESGFLGERVRTSLNSNVLVNQLPKSLRSNHRGHKIKPGVAVSVLTSPNNNATETIAKEVAMYERRRADPKNVASIILGGGAGAQLFPLTSRTATPAVPVGGCYRLIDIPMSNCINSGINKVFILTQFNSASLNRHIYRTYHGNGINFGDGFVEVLAATQTAGETGKNWFQGTADAVRQFIWLFEDARNKNIENVLILSGDQLYRMDYMELVQNHIDRNSDITVSCVPVGESRASDYGLMKINSRGRVVQFLEKPMGADLDAMRVDTQILGLSRDDALKNPYIASMGVYVFKTDVLLKLLTQTYPTANDFGSEILPSSVKEQNIQAYLFRDYWEDIGTLRSFYDANLALTKDVSTFEFYDPKTPFYTSPRFLPPTKMDNCRIKDAIISHGCFLRECTVEHSIVGERSRLDSGVELKDTLMMGADFYQTESEIASHLAEGKVPIGIGRNTKIRNCIIDKNAKIGKDVIIANKDGVLEADRPEKGFYIRSGITVILEKATIEDGIVI; from the exons ATGGATTCTTCATTATGTGCAACATTTGGAGGAAATGCAAAAGTGACAAGACTTGGGGAAAGTGGATTTTTGGGAGAAAGAGTTAGAACAAGTTTGAACAGTAATGTGTTGGTAAATCAATTGCCAAAAAGCTTGAGAAGTAATCATAGAGGTCATAAGATCAAACCTGGTGTTGCTGTTTCTGTTCTCACATCGCCAAACAATAATGCCACTGAAACCATT GCAAAGGAGGTAGCAATGTATGAAAGGAGAAGAGCTGATCCTAAAAATGTGGCATCAATTATATTGGGAGGAGGTGCAGGGGCTCAACTCTTTCCTCTTACTAGCAGAACAGCTACCCCTGCT GTTCCTGTTGGAGGATGTTACAGGCTAATCGATATCCCAATGAGTAACTGCATTAACAGTGgaataaacaaggtattcatatTGACCCAGTTTAACTCGGCCTCTCTCAATCGTCATATCTACCGCACTTATCATGGGAACGGGATCAACTTTGGTGATGGATTTGTGGAG GTTTTGGCTGCTACACAAACTGCAGGGGAGACTGGAAAGAACTGGTTTCAAGGAACAGCTGATGCTGTTCGACAATTTATATGGCTATTTGAG GATGCAAGGAATAAAAATATTGAGAACGTTCTTATATTGTCCGGGGATCAGCTCTATCGAATGGACTACATGGAACTTGTGCAG AATCACATTGATAGGAATTCAGATATTACAGTTTCTTGTGTTCCTGTGGGAGAGAG CCGTGCATCGGATTATGGGTTGATGAAAATAAACAGCAGAGGCCGAGTGGTCCAGTTCTTGGAGAAACCAATGGGAGCTGACTTGGATGCTATG CGAGTGGATACACAAATTCTCGGATTGTCTCGTGATGACGCTCTGAAAAATCCTTACATTGCATCAATGGGAGTGTATGTGTTCAAAACAGATGTGCTCCTAAAGCTTCTCACACAGACATATCCCACTGCCAATGACTTTGGTTCTGAAATTCTTCCTTCTTCTGTGAAAGAACAAAATATTCAG GCCTATTTGTTCAGAGATTATTGGGAAGATATCGGAACCTTGAGGTCTTTTTATGATGCTAATTTGGCTCTCACTAAAGAT GTCTCCACTTTTGAGTTTTATGACCCAAAGACGCCTTTCTATACATCCCCTCGATTCCTGCCACCTACAAAAATGGACAATTGCCGA ATCAAGGATGCCATCATTTCACATGGATGTTTCTTGCGAGAATGTACAGTTGAGCATTCCATTGTGGGAGAAAGGTCGCGTCTTGACTCTGGGGTAGAGCTTAAG GATACCTTAATGATGGGGGCAGACTTCTACCAAACCGAGTCCGAGATTGCATCTCATCTGGCGGAGGGAAAGGTCCCTATTGGGATTGGACGAAACACAAAGATCAG GAATTGTATTATTGACAAGAATGCAAAGATAGGTAAAGATGTGATCATTGCCAACAAAGAC GGTGTCCTAGAAGCTGATAGGCCAGAGAAAGGGTTCTACATTCGATCAGGCATCACAGTCATACTCGAGAAGGCAACCATAGAAGACGGCATAGTGATATAG
- the LOC141611523 gene encoding glucose-1-phosphate adenylyltransferase large subunit 1-like isoform X1: MDSSLCATFGGNAKVTRLGESGFLGERVRTSLNSNVLVNQLPKSLRSNHRGHKIKPGVAVSVLTSPNNNATETISELQAKEVAMYERRRADPKNVASIILGGGAGAQLFPLTSRTATPAVPVGGCYRLIDIPMSNCINSGINKVFILTQFNSASLNRHIYRTYHGNGINFGDGFVEVLAATQTAGETGKNWFQGTADAVRQFIWLFEDARNKNIENVLILSGDQLYRMDYMELVQNHIDRNSDITVSCVPVGESRASDYGLMKINSRGRVVQFLEKPMGADLDAMRVDTQILGLSRDDALKNPYIASMGVYVFKTDVLLKLLTQTYPTANDFGSEILPSSVKEQNIQAYLFRDYWEDIGTLRSFYDANLALTKDVSTFEFYDPKTPFYTSPRFLPPTKMDNCRIKDAIISHGCFLRECTVEHSIVGERSRLDSGVELKDTLMMGADFYQTESEIASHLAEGKVPIGIGRNTKIRNCIIDKNAKIGKDVIIANKDGVLEADRPEKGFYIRSGITVILEKATIEDGIVI; the protein is encoded by the exons ATGGATTCTTCATTATGTGCAACATTTGGAGGAAATGCAAAAGTGACAAGACTTGGGGAAAGTGGATTTTTGGGAGAAAGAGTTAGAACAAGTTTGAACAGTAATGTGTTGGTAAATCAATTGCCAAAAAGCTTGAGAAGTAATCATAGAGGTCATAAGATCAAACCTGGTGTTGCTGTTTCTGTTCTCACATCGCCAAACAATAATGCCACTGAAACCATT AGTGAATTGCAGGCAAAGGAGGTAGCAATGTATGAAAGGAGAAGAGCTGATCCTAAAAATGTGGCATCAATTATATTGGGAGGAGGTGCAGGGGCTCAACTCTTTCCTCTTACTAGCAGAACAGCTACCCCTGCT GTTCCTGTTGGAGGATGTTACAGGCTAATCGATATCCCAATGAGTAACTGCATTAACAGTGgaataaacaaggtattcatatTGACCCAGTTTAACTCGGCCTCTCTCAATCGTCATATCTACCGCACTTATCATGGGAACGGGATCAACTTTGGTGATGGATTTGTGGAG GTTTTGGCTGCTACACAAACTGCAGGGGAGACTGGAAAGAACTGGTTTCAAGGAACAGCTGATGCTGTTCGACAATTTATATGGCTATTTGAG GATGCAAGGAATAAAAATATTGAGAACGTTCTTATATTGTCCGGGGATCAGCTCTATCGAATGGACTACATGGAACTTGTGCAG AATCACATTGATAGGAATTCAGATATTACAGTTTCTTGTGTTCCTGTGGGAGAGAG CCGTGCATCGGATTATGGGTTGATGAAAATAAACAGCAGAGGCCGAGTGGTCCAGTTCTTGGAGAAACCAATGGGAGCTGACTTGGATGCTATG CGAGTGGATACACAAATTCTCGGATTGTCTCGTGATGACGCTCTGAAAAATCCTTACATTGCATCAATGGGAGTGTATGTGTTCAAAACAGATGTGCTCCTAAAGCTTCTCACACAGACATATCCCACTGCCAATGACTTTGGTTCTGAAATTCTTCCTTCTTCTGTGAAAGAACAAAATATTCAG GCCTATTTGTTCAGAGATTATTGGGAAGATATCGGAACCTTGAGGTCTTTTTATGATGCTAATTTGGCTCTCACTAAAGAT GTCTCCACTTTTGAGTTTTATGACCCAAAGACGCCTTTCTATACATCCCCTCGATTCCTGCCACCTACAAAAATGGACAATTGCCGA ATCAAGGATGCCATCATTTCACATGGATGTTTCTTGCGAGAATGTACAGTTGAGCATTCCATTGTGGGAGAAAGGTCGCGTCTTGACTCTGGGGTAGAGCTTAAG GATACCTTAATGATGGGGGCAGACTTCTACCAAACCGAGTCCGAGATTGCATCTCATCTGGCGGAGGGAAAGGTCCCTATTGGGATTGGACGAAACACAAAGATCAG GAATTGTATTATTGACAAGAATGCAAAGATAGGTAAAGATGTGATCATTGCCAACAAAGAC GGTGTCCTAGAAGCTGATAGGCCAGAGAAAGGGTTCTACATTCGATCAGGCATCACAGTCATACTCGAGAAGGCAACCATAGAAGACGGCATAGTGATATAG
- the LOC141611523 gene encoding glucose-1-phosphate adenylyltransferase large subunit 1-like isoform X3, which translates to MDSSLCATFGGNAKVTRLGESGFLGERVRTSLNSNVLVNQLPKSLRSNHRGHKIKPGVAVSVLTSPNNNATETIVPVGGCYRLIDIPMSNCINSGINKVFILTQFNSASLNRHIYRTYHGNGINFGDGFVEVLAATQTAGETGKNWFQGTADAVRQFIWLFEDARNKNIENVLILSGDQLYRMDYMELVQNHIDRNSDITVSCVPVGESRASDYGLMKINSRGRVVQFLEKPMGADLDAMRVDTQILGLSRDDALKNPYIASMGVYVFKTDVLLKLLTQTYPTANDFGSEILPSSVKEQNIQAYLFRDYWEDIGTLRSFYDANLALTKDVSTFEFYDPKTPFYTSPRFLPPTKMDNCRIKDAIISHGCFLRECTVEHSIVGERSRLDSGVELKDTLMMGADFYQTESEIASHLAEGKVPIGIGRNTKIRNCIIDKNAKIGKDVIIANKDGVLEADRPEKGFYIRSGITVILEKATIEDGIVI; encoded by the exons ATGGATTCTTCATTATGTGCAACATTTGGAGGAAATGCAAAAGTGACAAGACTTGGGGAAAGTGGATTTTTGGGAGAAAGAGTTAGAACAAGTTTGAACAGTAATGTGTTGGTAAATCAATTGCCAAAAAGCTTGAGAAGTAATCATAGAGGTCATAAGATCAAACCTGGTGTTGCTGTTTCTGTTCTCACATCGCCAAACAATAATGCCACTGAAACCATT GTTCCTGTTGGAGGATGTTACAGGCTAATCGATATCCCAATGAGTAACTGCATTAACAGTGgaataaacaaggtattcatatTGACCCAGTTTAACTCGGCCTCTCTCAATCGTCATATCTACCGCACTTATCATGGGAACGGGATCAACTTTGGTGATGGATTTGTGGAG GTTTTGGCTGCTACACAAACTGCAGGGGAGACTGGAAAGAACTGGTTTCAAGGAACAGCTGATGCTGTTCGACAATTTATATGGCTATTTGAG GATGCAAGGAATAAAAATATTGAGAACGTTCTTATATTGTCCGGGGATCAGCTCTATCGAATGGACTACATGGAACTTGTGCAG AATCACATTGATAGGAATTCAGATATTACAGTTTCTTGTGTTCCTGTGGGAGAGAG CCGTGCATCGGATTATGGGTTGATGAAAATAAACAGCAGAGGCCGAGTGGTCCAGTTCTTGGAGAAACCAATGGGAGCTGACTTGGATGCTATG CGAGTGGATACACAAATTCTCGGATTGTCTCGTGATGACGCTCTGAAAAATCCTTACATTGCATCAATGGGAGTGTATGTGTTCAAAACAGATGTGCTCCTAAAGCTTCTCACACAGACATATCCCACTGCCAATGACTTTGGTTCTGAAATTCTTCCTTCTTCTGTGAAAGAACAAAATATTCAG GCCTATTTGTTCAGAGATTATTGGGAAGATATCGGAACCTTGAGGTCTTTTTATGATGCTAATTTGGCTCTCACTAAAGAT GTCTCCACTTTTGAGTTTTATGACCCAAAGACGCCTTTCTATACATCCCCTCGATTCCTGCCACCTACAAAAATGGACAATTGCCGA ATCAAGGATGCCATCATTTCACATGGATGTTTCTTGCGAGAATGTACAGTTGAGCATTCCATTGTGGGAGAAAGGTCGCGTCTTGACTCTGGGGTAGAGCTTAAG GATACCTTAATGATGGGGGCAGACTTCTACCAAACCGAGTCCGAGATTGCATCTCATCTGGCGGAGGGAAAGGTCCCTATTGGGATTGGACGAAACACAAAGATCAG GAATTGTATTATTGACAAGAATGCAAAGATAGGTAAAGATGTGATCATTGCCAACAAAGAC GGTGTCCTAGAAGCTGATAGGCCAGAGAAAGGGTTCTACATTCGATCAGGCATCACAGTCATACTCGAGAAGGCAACCATAGAAGACGGCATAGTGATATAG